Proteins encoded in a region of the Isosphaeraceae bacterium EP7 genome:
- a CDS encoding MG2 domain-containing protein, whose protein sequence is MARRIVGSFLSFAAGVLATSLMLGADAPAPNPAHRAIEPVAPVLPADVVAAMQEKRYEQAATSLVRMEGEAKAEDQAYFSLIRGIAQRLGGKKAEARGTLTKAIEGAPKGPWAAKLRFELATLEVAEGKFAAAEALAREEAQGLLAGDRKDRLAVVYENFAKTLLKPDDPITPADPESAYALLDQARQLARGDALRARLLLAKARASRQANNLPRAIADFQAYVSAKPAGADAAEARFELADAQLNAGQPLQARLAWADLARDLAGKTEAPLVELRARALLGIARTHGIPAPADDTQLNLGVAALRRFLAAAPAHPKAVRAAYDIGASYLSRGKTQEAYTAFLAFLKGDGYKAESDEARRELAALTPTATFQVGQVLQQQGKFADAIEAWKGYLAKFPDGPQSADAQRLILDTQLAIADDLARREAYDKARAAWTAFAAQNPLDPRVPSLLFRVGESFLPEKKPDAAVAAWEPLLSRFPDIEPAAHAQFEIARIREVDKGDPAAAVDLYRKISVSPWAQQAQARIAVMESRHLQVISPKAYRSGEAASLKVTTRNLETLTFTAYKLDAEAYFRKKHGLQRDIAGLDIGLVAPDAEWTVPVAGYGKFKTLEHDYPLPKLTLPGVYVVRVTDEKHLQATTLVLGSDLDAIVKTSRDQILVFAQDMKTGKGRAGARVLVSDGGAVILDAKAGPDGVLLSSWKEPRGPGSSLTYLVLDGPDAAGSGLSVPGEVAQGLSARAYLYTDRPAYRPGQSVELRGVVREVKDGQYENPAGIAYTLEVTDSRGRLLLSRPATLSAFGTFHERVALDESAPVGDYRVRISRPGRGDFSGGFRVDSYKLEKITLSIDLPKTVYIRGESVKAKAVASYQYGSPAAGRPIEVTLPDGRTVAGSTDAAGAFAVEFATDGFAEEQALRIVARLPQDDVAAAADVRLAVQGFRLSLETRRTVYLDGESFGLDVIAVDAQGKPAGRAVKVSVLKQVTRGSVVAEREISTASVTTDTASGRGTAPLKIDDIDGGTYVLRASGVDQFDNPIVADRVVTVSGKKDETKLRLIADRTQYKVGEKASINLHSRSKAGTALLAWEADRVLRYKVQTIAEGDNPLTWDVDGAEFPNFTLTAARMVDTRFDEARLDLKVERELVVRIEPKRPSARPGEEIEVEVTTVDQLGKPVAAELSLALVDRALLRRFPDTSSPISEHFYNQSRTNAFTTAATNTFRDAPQTVPVPEAVVEEMESAAALAANEASKAAIINRAQLQVAGDMPAPAMAPMMGMGMAGKGEMGGGMGGMMGRMGKKSKEGLVYDNSSSSVDNMSASIPANGLPVLGRRAVEMETALGENAPAEARQLFARDQKLGVEPRQQFVETAYWNPAVVTDAKGKATLTIKAPAALSEYRFTAKGVTGADTLVGQTTASLVVRKDVFVDLKVPATLTQGDSPRFVAQLHHNGVKGKASLILKAYAGDRETSYPREIELTGDGVEEILFEGFEVPESDQVRLTASVKVGDQADELTVEVPVRPWGVQAIASASGTSSNDSTAIVGLPEGRAYENAEMLVVVSPTVQRMLIELAMQREFMPMPRFVSDRIMPPPSNTLADRASDLIGAAAVLKYLNATKAQDAPEAGRLVGRIRGLVAELITAQNDDGGWPWVAGPIIEGKVRPGDRMTSAHVTLALAAASKLGLLSDPAASERATTYLAQEIGKVEPADHEARAAILHALSAHGKATFEAANSLNRLRQGLPDSALAYLALTLVNLDRVALAGEILDVLGTRAKQEQGAPGDKPRIFWPGTVGRGHAGPTESTALAALAYAAARPGAAQLEGAVRWLEAHRTGFGWRPEKAEGFALAALAAYHGRAADSEDRYRLVITVNDVEVHRADVTGVATGKALLVPAKAIKAAGSNRVRFDIEGRGTYGYSVTLTGFTRDFGPDQNSRQPFSVAERVYTPADPEFNGRPIAAGFGVALNAQGFRNTVSQVASGGRARVHIEARRNQNGGVEAWRRDFLILEDTLPAGTTLIDGSVKSSAQSHTYADGLITFYFGPDDYPGTIEYDIAGYLPGKYRTLPTKIRSAYEPGRVHLGKPGEITVIAPGEPTTDPYRPTPDELYARGKALFDEGKIAESAAPLEALFAGYTLRDDVASDAARMLLSASVKAYDARKVVQYFEVLKEKAPDLVIPFDEILVVGRAYRDINEHERAYLVWRAIAEASYLEDARVGEAIRQRGRTLEGLAMLMDLWREYPDTASIQGDFFGLSQVLADAAGRALTEPALRKELAQAGVTRSELLLQAIRITQVFLALSPENPMADEASLGLVGAFLDLEDFESVVKLTERFAKLYPKSTFLDSFQYSEALGRFQLGQYDRAIAVAESINAATYKDAAGVDQPSPNKWQAVYILGQIYDARRQPARAIEFYTQVADKFSDAAEAINGFKRKDLKLPEVVVIRPADDKAPGKPGVTLDYRNVAEVELKVYPVDLMRLYLTRRNLDGIAGVDLAGIKPLHEVTVKLGDGDDYADKSRRIELPLTKEGAYLVMARGGELHTSGIVLISPLEVEALEDAAAGRVRVTVRDSASKDLVPKVQVKVIGDRNAAFLSGQTDLRGVFTAEGVGGRVTAVVRRGAAQYAFFRGKTPVGPTPPNVPLTVAPPAPEGMPGASQSLDQNLKILNGMNRVRQMDRLQQRYNNEDKGVQIQQAK, encoded by the coding sequence AGGGCCTGCTGGCGGGCGACCGCAAGGACAGGCTGGCGGTCGTTTATGAGAACTTCGCCAAAACTCTGCTCAAACCCGACGATCCGATCACGCCGGCCGATCCCGAGTCGGCCTACGCCCTGCTAGATCAGGCCCGCCAGCTTGCCAGGGGAGACGCCCTGCGAGCCAGGCTGCTGCTGGCCAAGGCCCGCGCCAGCCGCCAGGCGAACAACCTGCCGCGAGCCATTGCCGACTTCCAGGCCTATGTCAGCGCCAAGCCCGCGGGGGCAGATGCCGCAGAGGCACGCTTTGAACTGGCCGATGCGCAGCTGAACGCCGGCCAGCCGCTGCAAGCCCGGCTCGCCTGGGCCGACCTGGCCCGCGACCTCGCCGGCAAGACCGAGGCGCCCCTGGTCGAGCTGCGTGCCCGCGCCCTGCTGGGAATCGCCCGGACGCACGGCATCCCGGCTCCCGCCGACGACACCCAGCTCAACCTGGGCGTCGCCGCCCTCCGCCGCTTCCTGGCCGCGGCGCCGGCGCATCCCAAGGCGGTTCGCGCGGCCTACGACATCGGCGCGTCGTACCTCTCGCGAGGCAAGACCCAGGAGGCTTACACCGCCTTCCTCGCCTTCCTGAAGGGGGACGGCTACAAGGCCGAGTCCGACGAGGCCAGGCGCGAGCTTGCCGCCCTGACCCCGACGGCGACGTTCCAGGTGGGCCAGGTCCTCCAGCAGCAGGGGAAGTTCGCCGATGCGATCGAGGCCTGGAAGGGTTACCTGGCCAAATTCCCCGACGGCCCGCAGAGCGCCGACGCCCAGCGCCTGATCCTGGACACGCAGCTCGCCATCGCCGACGACCTCGCCAGGCGCGAAGCCTACGACAAGGCCCGCGCCGCCTGGACCGCCTTCGCGGCCCAGAACCCGTTGGACCCGCGCGTGCCGAGCCTGCTCTTCCGAGTGGGCGAGTCGTTCCTGCCCGAGAAGAAGCCCGACGCCGCCGTGGCCGCCTGGGAGCCCCTGCTCAGCAGGTTCCCCGACATCGAGCCGGCCGCGCACGCCCAGTTCGAGATTGCTCGCATCCGCGAAGTTGACAAGGGAGACCCCGCCGCTGCGGTCGACCTGTACCGCAAAATTTCCGTATCCCCCTGGGCGCAACAGGCCCAAGCACGGATCGCGGTGATGGAGTCGCGGCACCTCCAGGTCATCAGCCCGAAGGCCTATCGATCGGGCGAGGCCGCCTCATTGAAGGTCACCACGCGCAACCTGGAGACGCTGACCTTCACCGCCTACAAGCTGGACGCGGAGGCCTATTTCCGCAAGAAGCACGGCCTCCAGCGAGACATCGCCGGCCTGGACATCGGACTGGTCGCCCCCGACGCCGAGTGGACCGTGCCCGTGGCCGGCTACGGCAAGTTCAAGACCCTGGAACATGATTATCCCCTGCCCAAGCTGACCCTGCCCGGCGTGTACGTGGTGCGGGTGACCGACGAGAAGCACCTGCAAGCGACGACCCTGGTGCTGGGCAGCGACCTCGACGCGATCGTGAAGACCTCGCGCGATCAGATCCTGGTCTTCGCGCAGGATATGAAGACTGGCAAGGGGCGGGCCGGAGCACGCGTGCTGGTCTCCGACGGCGGCGCGGTGATCCTGGACGCCAAGGCGGGGCCCGATGGCGTGCTGCTCTCGAGCTGGAAGGAACCGCGAGGGCCGGGGTCGAGCCTGACCTATCTGGTCCTGGACGGGCCCGACGCGGCGGGATCGGGCCTGAGCGTCCCAGGCGAGGTGGCGCAAGGGCTCTCCGCGCGTGCCTATCTCTACACCGATCGGCCGGCGTATCGGCCCGGGCAGTCGGTCGAGCTTCGCGGCGTGGTACGCGAGGTGAAGGATGGGCAATATGAGAATCCGGCGGGCATCGCCTACACCCTGGAAGTGACCGACAGCCGGGGGAGGCTGCTACTCTCCAGGCCGGCGACGCTCTCGGCGTTCGGCACGTTCCACGAGAGGGTTGCGCTCGACGAGTCGGCCCCGGTGGGCGACTACCGCGTGCGAATTTCGAGGCCCGGACGGGGCGACTTCTCGGGCGGCTTCCGGGTGGACTCGTACAAGCTGGAGAAGATCACCCTGAGCATCGACCTGCCGAAGACGGTCTACATCCGGGGCGAGTCGGTCAAGGCGAAGGCCGTGGCGAGCTACCAGTACGGGTCGCCGGCGGCCGGGCGGCCGATCGAGGTGACGCTGCCGGACGGCCGGACGGTGGCAGGCTCGACCGACGCGGCGGGCGCGTTCGCGGTGGAGTTCGCCACGGACGGATTTGCCGAGGAGCAGGCCCTGAGGATCGTCGCGCGGCTGCCGCAGGATGACGTGGCCGCCGCGGCCGATGTCCGGTTGGCCGTCCAGGGGTTCCGCCTATCGCTGGAGACGCGCCGGACGGTTTACCTCGATGGCGAGTCGTTCGGACTGGACGTCATCGCGGTCGACGCCCAGGGCAAGCCCGCGGGTCGTGCCGTCAAGGTCTCGGTGCTCAAGCAGGTGACACGCGGCTCGGTGGTCGCCGAGCGCGAGATCTCGACGGCCAGCGTGACCACCGACACGGCCTCCGGGCGTGGGACGGCGCCCCTGAAGATCGACGACATTGACGGAGGCACATACGTGCTGCGGGCCTCGGGCGTGGATCAGTTCGACAACCCGATCGTGGCCGATCGCGTCGTCACCGTCTCGGGGAAGAAGGACGAGACGAAGCTGCGACTGATCGCCGATCGGACGCAATACAAGGTGGGAGAGAAGGCGTCGATCAACCTGCACTCGCGGTCCAAGGCCGGCACGGCGCTGCTTGCCTGGGAGGCCGATCGGGTCCTGCGTTACAAGGTCCAGACGATCGCCGAAGGGGACAACCCGCTGACCTGGGACGTGGACGGGGCCGAGTTCCCCAACTTCACGCTGACCGCCGCAAGGATGGTGGACACCCGGTTCGACGAGGCGCGGCTCGACCTGAAGGTGGAGCGCGAGCTGGTCGTGCGGATCGAGCCGAAGCGGCCTTCGGCCAGGCCCGGCGAGGAAATCGAGGTCGAGGTGACGACCGTCGACCAGCTGGGCAAGCCGGTCGCCGCGGAGCTTTCCTTGGCGCTGGTCGACCGCGCCCTGTTGCGGCGGTTCCCCGACACGTCGTCGCCAATTAGCGAACATTTCTATAACCAGTCGCGCACCAATGCGTTTACCACCGCGGCCACCAATACATTCCGCGACGCCCCCCAGACCGTGCCCGTCCCCGAGGCGGTCGTCGAGGAGATGGAATCGGCCGCGGCGCTCGCCGCCAACGAGGCCTCCAAGGCCGCCATCATCAACCGGGCCCAGTTGCAGGTGGCAGGCGACATGCCTGCCCCGGCGATGGCTCCGATGATGGGCATGGGGATGGCGGGCAAAGGCGAAATGGGCGGTGGAATGGGCGGAATGATGGGCAGGATGGGAAAGAAATCGAAGGAGGGGTTGGTCTACGACAACTCGTCGTCATCGGTTGACAACATGTCGGCGTCGATTCCTGCCAACGGACTCCCGGTACTCGGGAGAAGAGCGGTGGAGATGGAAACCGCACTCGGGGAGAACGCCCCGGCGGAAGCAAGACAATTGTTCGCGCGGGATCAGAAGCTTGGGGTGGAGCCGCGACAGCAGTTCGTCGAGACCGCCTACTGGAATCCGGCCGTCGTCACCGATGCGAAGGGGAAGGCGACGCTCACGATCAAGGCGCCCGCGGCGCTGTCCGAATACCGCTTCACGGCGAAGGGGGTGACCGGGGCCGACACGCTCGTCGGCCAGACGACGGCCTCATTGGTGGTGCGCAAGGATGTGTTCGTCGACTTGAAAGTCCCCGCCACGCTCACGCAGGGGGACTCCCCCCGGTTCGTCGCGCAACTGCATCACAACGGCGTGAAGGGAAAGGCCTCTCTGATCCTCAAGGCCTATGCGGGCGACCGCGAGACGTCGTATCCACGCGAGATCGAGCTGACCGGCGACGGCGTCGAGGAGATCCTGTTCGAGGGATTCGAGGTCCCCGAGTCCGACCAGGTACGGCTGACCGCTTCGGTCAAGGTCGGGGACCAGGCCGATGAACTGACGGTCGAGGTCCCGGTCCGGCCGTGGGGGGTGCAGGCGATCGCGTCGGCGTCGGGCACGTCGTCGAACGACTCGACGGCCATCGTGGGCCTGCCCGAGGGGCGTGCGTACGAGAACGCCGAGATGCTGGTCGTGGTCTCGCCGACGGTGCAACGCATGCTCATCGAGCTTGCCATGCAGCGCGAATTCATGCCGATGCCGAGATTCGTCTCCGACCGGATCATGCCCCCGCCGTCGAACACGCTGGCCGACCGGGCGTCGGATCTGATCGGGGCCGCGGCGGTCCTGAAATACCTGAATGCGACGAAGGCGCAGGACGCCCCCGAGGCGGGCCGGTTGGTGGGCCGGATTCGCGGCCTGGTCGCCGAACTCATCACCGCGCAGAATGACGACGGCGGCTGGCCGTGGGTGGCCGGGCCCATCATCGAAGGCAAGGTTCGGCCCGGCGACCGGATGACCTCCGCCCATGTCACCCTGGCACTCGCCGCCGCCAGCAAGCTGGGCCTGCTGAGCGACCCGGCGGCGTCCGAGCGTGCGACGACGTACCTGGCCCAGGAGATCGGCAAGGTCGAACCGGCCGACCACGAGGCCCGGGCGGCGATCTTGCACGCCCTCAGCGCGCACGGCAAGGCGACGTTCGAGGCCGCCAACAGCCTGAACCGCCTGCGGCAAGGCCTGCCCGACTCGGCGCTCGCGTATCTGGCCCTGACCCTGGTGAATCTCGACCGCGTGGCGCTGGCCGGCGAGATTCTGGACGTGCTCGGCACGCGGGCGAAGCAGGAGCAGGGGGCCCCCGGCGACAAGCCCCGGATCTTCTGGCCAGGCACCGTCGGCCGGGGCCACGCGGGCCCGACGGAGAGCACCGCCCTGGCCGCGCTCGCCTATGCCGCGGCCCGACCCGGCGCCGCACAACTGGAGGGGGCGGTCCGCTGGCTGGAGGCGCACCGGACGGGCTTCGGATGGCGTCCGGAGAAGGCCGAAGGGTTCGCGCTCGCGGCTCTCGCCGCCTATCACGGACGGGCCGCCGACTCCGAAGACCGGTATCGACTGGTCATCACCGTCAATGACGTCGAGGTCCACCGCGCCGACGTCACCGGCGTCGCGACGGGAAAGGCCCTGCTCGTGCCGGCGAAGGCCATCAAGGCCGCGGGGAGCAACCGGGTCAGGTTCGACATCGAGGGACGAGGCACGTATGGATATTCGGTGACCTTGACCGGATTCACCCGCGACTTCGGCCCCGACCAGAATTCCCGCCAGCCCTTCTCCGTCGCCGAGCGTGTCTACACCCCCGCGGACCCCGAGTTCAACGGCCGGCCGATTGCCGCCGGCTTCGGGGTCGCGCTCAATGCGCAGGGATTCCGCAACACGGTGAGCCAGGTCGCCTCGGGGGGTCGCGCCAGGGTCCACATCGAGGCCAGGCGCAACCAGAACGGGGGAGTCGAGGCCTGGCGCCGCGACTTCCTGATCCTGGAAGACACGCTGCCCGCGGGCACCACCCTCATCGATGGATCGGTGAAGTCGTCGGCGCAGTCCCACACCTATGCCGATGGTTTGATCACGTTCTACTTCGGGCCCGACGACTATCCGGGCACCATCGAATACGACATTGCCGGCTACCTGCCCGGCAAGTATCGGACCCTGCCCACGAAGATCAGGAGCGCCTACGAGCCGGGTCGCGTGCACCTGGGCAAGCCGGGCGAGATCACGGTGATCGCCCCCGGAGAGCCGACGACCGACCCGTACAGGCCGACTCCGGACGAGTTGTATGCCCGGGGCAAGGCCCTGTTCGACGAGGGGAAGATCGCCGAGTCGGCGGCCCCTCTGGAGGCCCTCTTCGCCGGGTACACGCTGCGGGATGACGTGGCCAGTGACGCCGCGAGGATGCTGCTCTCGGCCTCGGTGAAGGCGTACGACGCCCGCAAGGTCGTCCAGTATTTCGAGGTCCTCAAGGAGAAGGCCCCCGACCTGGTCATCCCGTTCGACGAGATCCTCGTCGTGGGGCGAGCCTATCGCGACATCAATGAACATGAGCGGGCTTACCTCGTCTGGCGGGCGATCGCCGAGGCGAGCTACCTGGAGGACGCACGCGTCGGAGAGGCGATCCGCCAGCGTGGTCGGACGCTCGAAGGCCTGGCGATGCTGATGGACCTCTGGCGCGAGTACCCCGACACCGCGTCGATCCAGGGTGACTTCTTCGGCCTGTCGCAAGTGCTCGCCGACGCCGCCGGGCGTGCCCTGACCGAGCCGGCGCTACGCAAGGAGCTGGCGCAGGCCGGCGTGACCCGTTCGGAGCTGCTGCTCCAGGCGATCCGGATCACCCAGGTCTTCCTCGCGCTCTCGCCCGAGAACCCGATGGCTGACGAGGCGAGCCTGGGACTGGTCGGCGCCTTCCTCGACCTGGAAGATTTCGAGTCGGTGGTGAAGCTGACCGAGCGGTTCGCCAAGCTCTACCCCAAGAGCACCTTCCTGGACAGCTTCCAGTACAGCGAGGCCCTCGGCCGGTTCCAGCTCGGCCAGTATGACCGGGCCATCGCCGTGGCCGAGTCGATCAACGCGGCGACCTACAAGGATGCCGCGGGGGTCGACCAGCCGAGCCCCAACAAGTGGCAGGCGGTCTATATCCTGGGGCAGATTTACGACGCGAGGCGCCAGCCGGCCAGGGCGATCGAGTTCTACACGCAGGTCGCCGACAAGTTCAGCGACGCCGCCGAGGCGATCAACGGGTTCAAGCGCAAAGACCTGAAACTTCCCGAGGTCGTCGTGATCCGGCCGGCCGACGACAAGGCCCCCGGCAAGCCGGGCGTCACGCTCGACTATCGCAACGTCGCCGAGGTCGAGCTGAAGGTCTATCCGGTCGACCTGATGCGGCTCTACCTGACCAGGCGAAATCTGGACGGCATCGCCGGGGTCGACCTGGCGGGGATCAAGCCGCTGCACGAGGTGACCGTCAAGCTGGGCGACGGCGACGATTACGCCGACAAATCACGGCGGATCGAGCTGCCGTTGACGAAAGAAGGTGCCTATCTGGTGATGGCACGCGGCGGCGAGCTGCACACCTCGGGCATCGTCCTGATCAGCCCGCTCGAGGTGGAAGCCCTGGAAGACGCCGCGGCCGGGAGGGTCCGGGTGACGGTTCGGGACTCGGCGAGCAAGGACCTCGTCCCCAAGGTGCAGGTCAAGGTGATCGGAGACCGGAACGCCGCCTTCCTCTCGGGCCAGACCGACCTCCGGGGCGTCTTCACGGCCGAAGGGGTGGGGGGCCGGGTCACCGCCGTCGTCCGCCGCGGGGCCGCGCAGTACGCCTTCTTCCGCGGCAAGACGCCTGTCGGCCCCACGCCGCCGAACGTTCCCCTCACCGTCGCGCCGCCCGCGCCCGAAGGGATGCCGGGCGCGTCGCAGTCGCTCGACCAGAACCTGAAGATTCTGAACGGCATGAATCGGGTCCGTCAGATGGACCGGCTCCAGCAGCGATACAACAACGAAGACAAGGGCGTGCAGATCCAGCAGGCCAAGTGA
- a CDS encoding HlyD family efflux transporter periplasmic adaptor subunit, which translates to MRQVRSWCVPVVGVALVVVGAGLAAAQQGGAGETMARVETGPLDPVSPEKFAVPAVTEPYRRVTVVTTLDGVIRSLPAQVGTVVRESQELALVDRVESAAHLKIAQAEVKQQQAAFDEVKQGDRFLAAQAEARLEASKARQELAQLQVDRCSLRAPFAGTVLGVGVSAGQYLSRGAAVLELADTSSLRALIPLDRASARPGAEVEVKVGGQVATGKVQATIPLPESFSALRDLATPPVAAWVLIPNTDGKLDAGQRAEGPFLPRLPVASVPTSAVRSGGTDGREGTIQILRNETVVDIQVQVLGSPTADITQISGPLRRSDTLIVGSSVALRPGTLVRFNRADADGTGAVVEGVAPNPDDRGESARILAPATAAGVAPIGAPGSAAPRAKAPSARPGPGARPAPAKAKGAVAVPF; encoded by the coding sequence ATGCGTCAGGTCAGGTCTTGGTGCGTGCCCGTCGTCGGGGTGGCCCTGGTCGTCGTCGGGGCCGGGCTGGCCGCGGCGCAGCAGGGGGGGGCAGGCGAGACGATGGCCCGCGTGGAGACGGGCCCGCTGGATCCGGTCTCGCCCGAGAAGTTCGCGGTCCCGGCCGTGACCGAGCCGTATCGGCGCGTGACGGTGGTGACCACTCTCGACGGCGTGATCCGCTCGCTCCCCGCGCAGGTAGGCACCGTCGTGCGCGAGTCTCAGGAGCTGGCGCTTGTCGACCGGGTTGAGTCGGCGGCTCACCTGAAGATCGCCCAGGCCGAGGTGAAGCAGCAACAGGCCGCGTTCGACGAGGTCAAGCAAGGGGATCGCTTTCTGGCCGCCCAGGCCGAGGCGCGGCTCGAAGCATCCAAGGCGAGACAGGAGCTGGCCCAGTTGCAGGTCGACCGGTGCAGCCTGCGGGCCCCCTTCGCGGGCACGGTGCTGGGGGTGGGCGTCAGCGCGGGGCAGTACCTCTCGCGGGGCGCGGCGGTGCTAGAGCTGGCGGATACGTCGAGCCTGCGTGCCCTGATCCCCCTGGACAGGGCCTCGGCCAGGCCGGGCGCGGAGGTCGAGGTGAAGGTGGGGGGGCAGGTTGCGACGGGCAAGGTGCAGGCGACGATCCCGCTGCCCGAGTCGTTCTCCGCCTTGCGCGACCTGGCCACGCCCCCGGTCGCCGCCTGGGTCCTCATCCCCAACACCGACGGCAAGCTCGATGCTGGCCAGCGTGCCGAAGGGCCGTTCCTCCCCAGGCTGCCGGTCGCGTCGGTGCCCACCTCGGCGGTCAGGAGCGGGGGGACCGACGGGCGGGAAGGGACCATCCAGATACTTCGCAACGAGACGGTCGTCGACATCCAGGTGCAAGTCCTGGGCAGCCCGACGGCCGACATCACCCAGATCTCCGGGCCATTACGGAGGTCGGATACCCTGATCGTCGGATCGTCGGTCGCGCTCCGTCCCGGCACGCTCGTCCGGTTCAACAGGGCGGACGCCGACGGCACGGGTGCCGTCGTCGAGGGGGTTGCCCCCAACCCGGATGACCGCGGCGAGTCGGCCCGGATCCTGGCGCCGGCGACGGCCGCCGGAGTTGCACCGATCGGTGCGCCCGGGAGTGCCGCGCCCCGAGCCAAGGCCCCCTCGGCCCGGCCCGGCCCCGGTGCCCGGCCGGCGCCCGCGAAGGCGAAGGGTGCGGTCGCGGTGCCGTTCTGA
- a CDS encoding CRTAC1 family protein, with translation MHLQLLILMLVALAEPDPAPPGIRLDEVAGRAGLVFRFDAGSRGRHDLPEIMGGGVGLIDVDGDGRLDVYLCNGGPIGTGPDESPCRLFLNLGGWKFKDLTGTAHAPGPSYAMGVAVGDYDGDGRDDLFVSGWREQTLYRNEGGGRFLDVTRDAGLTSTDWGTSAAFADLDGDGDLDLYVATYLDYTLAQAPACRAPDGGADYCGPEDFEAQVDHLYRNNGNGTFTDVGHDAGIDLPEGRGLGVVVADLVGDRRPDVYVANDGTACRLFENKGNLKFEEVGAASGVAFDGSGTALAGMGTAVGDLDGDGLDDLAVSNFYGRSTVGFRSVGAGIFADSTAAIGLAAPTRGVNGFGLALEDFDGDGRLDLLQANGHVLDRARLGLPFAMRPTLLAGSGLGFVGRPTDGGPWFGRPILGRGLAVGDLDGDGRPDAVMASLDAPVALLRNASTPGRFAAIDLIPRGSVGARLTAHVGGRAVRRRVTAGGSYLSASSRVIAVGLGDAGQVDRLDVDWPDGLRESWGPIPAGETFRAVRGSGRR, from the coding sequence ATGCATCTCCAACTCCTGATACTCATGCTCGTCGCCCTCGCCGAGCCGGACCCCGCCCCGCCCGGGATCCGGCTCGACGAGGTCGCCGGCCGCGCCGGGCTGGTCTTCCGGTTCGACGCCGGCTCGCGCGGCCGGCACGACCTGCCCGAGATCATGGGGGGCGGCGTCGGCCTGATCGACGTCGACGGCGATGGCCGGCTCGACGTCTATCTGTGCAACGGCGGGCCGATCGGGACCGGTCCGGACGAGTCGCCATGCCGGCTGTTCCTCAACCTGGGAGGGTGGAAATTCAAGGATCTGACCGGGACGGCCCATGCGCCGGGGCCTTCATATGCGATGGGGGTTGCGGTCGGCGACTATGACGGCGACGGCCGCGACGACCTCTTCGTGAGCGGCTGGCGCGAGCAGACGCTCTACCGCAACGAGGGGGGCGGGCGGTTTTTGGACGTGACCCGGGACGCGGGATTGACCTCGACGGACTGGGGCACCTCGGCGGCGTTCGCCGACCTCGATGGGGACGGCGACCTGGATCTCTACGTGGCGACCTATCTCGATTACACCCTCGCCCAGGCCCCCGCATGCCGCGCCCCCGACGGCGGGGCCGACTACTGCGGGCCGGAGGATTTCGAGGCGCAGGTCGACCACCTCTATCGCAACAACGGGAACGGCACGTTCACCGATGTCGGGCACGACGCGGGGATCGACCTTCCCGAAGGTCGTGGGCTCGGCGTGGTCGTGGCCGACCTCGTCGGCGATCGGAGGCCCGACGTCTACGTGGCCAACGACGGCACCGCCTGCCGGCTCTTCGAGAACAAAGGGAATCTGAAGTTCGAGGAGGTCGGGGCGGCCTCCGGCGTGGCGTTCGACGGGTCGGGCACGGCGCTCGCCGGCATGGGGACGGCGGTCGGCGACCTGGACGGCGACGGCCTGGATGACCTGGCGGTCTCGAATTTTTATGGGCGGTCGACCGTCGGATTCCGATCCGTGGGGGCCGGGATCTTTGCCGACTCGACGGCCGCGATCGGGCTGGCGGCTCCCACGCGCGGGGTGAACGGGTTCGGCCTGGCGTTGGAGGACTTCGACGGCGACGGCCGGCTCGACCTTCTCCAGGCCAACGGGCATGTGCTCGACCGTGCCCGCCTGGGGCTGCCGTTCGCCATGCGTCCGACGCTGCTTGCGGGGTCCGGCCTCGGCTTCGTCGGCCGCCCGACCGACGGCGGCCCCTGGTTTGGTCGGCCGATCTTGGGTAGGGGGCTGGCGGTCGGGGATCTCGACGGCGACGGCAGGCCCGACGCGGTCATGGCCTCGCTGGATGCGCCCGTCGCCTTGCTGCGCAACGCCAGCACGCCCGGCCGATTCGCCGCGATCGACCTCATCCCTCGGGGGTCGGTCGGGGCCAGGCTGACGGCCCATGTGGGCGGGAGAGCGGTGAGGCGGCGGGTGACGGCGGGTGGAAGCTATCTCTCGGCCTCCTCGCGGGTGATTGCCGTCGGGCTGGGGGACGCGGGGCAAGTTGACCGGCTGGATGTCGACTGGCCCGACGGCCTGCGCGAGTCGTGGGGCCCGATCCCGGCCGGCGAGACGTTCCGGGCGGTACGCGGGAGCGGACGCCGTTAA
- the nikR gene encoding nickel-responsive transcriptional regulator NikR, with protein MSDIVRFSVSLEADLLARFDDYCRDQSLPTRSEAIRQLLHERLNRHVWQGDARDAVATLTLVYDHHRPQVSERLRDIQHERVDRVVSTLHVHLDHDRCLEVIILRGPAGELQELSTRLKALKGIQVGEITVASASQQDQGTDGADDAGDSHGHGHSHGHAHPHEH; from the coding sequence TTGTCCGACATCGTCCGCTTCTCGGTCTCGCTGGAGGCCGACCTGCTCGCCAGGTTCGACGACTATTGCCGCGACCAGAGCTTGCCGACCCGGAGCGAGGCGATCCGCCAGCTCCTGCATGAGCGGCTCAATCGCCACGTCTGGCAGGGCGATGCCCGCGATGCCGTGGCCACGCTCACGCTCGTTTATGACCACCATCGTCCGCAGGTTTCCGAACGCCTGCGTGATATCCAGCACGAGCGAGTCGACCGGGTCGTCTCCACGCTGCACGTCCACCTCGACCACGATCGCTGCCTGGAAGTCATCATCCTCCGTGGCCCGGCCGGCGAGCTCCAGGAACTCTCCACACGCCTGAAGGCCCTCAAAGGCATCCAGGTCGGCGAGATCACCGTCGCCAGCGCCAGCCAGCAGGATCAAGGGACGGACGGGGCCGACGACGCAGGCGATTCGCACGGCCATGGCCACAGCCACGGTCACGCCCATCCCCACGAACACTGA